The Bacillus vallismortis genome window below encodes:
- a CDS encoding glycosyltransferase → MKISIVIPVYNSEDLISECLDSLVNQTMPTEDYEIICVDDKSTDSSLDILKQYKKKYENIVVSERTENSGGPGAPRNDAIKISKGEYILFVDSDDYLGNEALLRWYNFSKENQSDITLGKLKGVNGRGVPKSMFKETNLDVDLVDSKIVFTLGPQKLFKASLLKENQITFPTHIKAAEDQVFTMNAYLKAKKISVSADYDYYYLVKRDGEHMSVAYVPPENFYGAMEDIVSAIKASDLEEARKIKLMAVFLNRHFDFSRTKNVTIKMKTDEERAEWFKYLSSFIHAVPEEADQFLLPHIKLRLLFIRNNDLKGLTQYEREEQDIKKFCTVHNGELIARYPSLERYPVSEELLKVNYKNKLEHYLQNIEFNDRSLSIQGTMKHKLLDDETNNNQSLTGVFVHRDTKAEKYISPALNENSAFTFECKFDELASAEEDLGVWDFFIESSIDGYKLRARIGNKRAAYKYSTKTMYLGHNALFVYSARPYFTMNYDNLSIDIKKHAYTEAELSYDTGSKDLSFLFKDKQIWLPNHSKIIVNTGQAEISLPVKRIDLEPNCTKLTVNVQSLLEQLAHVQKEHRLIDFAINTSQNKISAKVDNQEIILDSKNVERKSMLVFRKTVEVQYKLLTSKSKFYFQY, encoded by the coding sequence ATGAAGATAAGCATTGTTATCCCTGTATATAATTCAGAAGATCTTATTTCCGAATGTCTTGACAGCTTAGTTAATCAAACAATGCCAACAGAGGATTATGAGATTATATGTGTCGATGATAAATCTACGGATTCATCTTTAGACATTTTGAAGCAATATAAAAAGAAGTATGAAAATATTGTTGTTAGTGAAAGAACGGAAAATTCAGGCGGTCCAGGTGCTCCGCGCAATGATGCAATAAAAATTTCCAAAGGTGAATATATCCTGTTTGTTGATTCCGATGATTATCTAGGAAATGAAGCATTGTTGAGATGGTATAATTTTTCAAAAGAGAATCAATCAGATATTACTTTAGGGAAATTAAAAGGGGTAAACGGCAGAGGCGTTCCCAAATCGATGTTTAAAGAAACGAACCTGGATGTTGATTTAGTTGATTCCAAAATTGTTTTTACATTGGGACCTCAAAAACTGTTTAAAGCCTCACTTTTAAAAGAAAATCAAATAACCTTCCCTACTCACATCAAAGCAGCGGAAGATCAAGTCTTTACAATGAATGCTTATTTGAAAGCAAAGAAGATTTCTGTTTCAGCTGACTATGATTATTACTATTTGGTCAAAAGAGACGGCGAACATATGAGTGTTGCTTATGTTCCCCCAGAGAACTTTTATGGAGCGATGGAAGATATTGTCTCCGCCATTAAGGCAAGTGACCTGGAAGAAGCCAGAAAAATTAAGTTGATGGCAGTATTTTTAAACAGGCATTTTGATTTTTCACGGACAAAAAATGTCACAATAAAAATGAAAACCGATGAAGAAAGAGCTGAATGGTTTAAATATTTGTCATCGTTTATTCATGCAGTGCCTGAAGAGGCGGATCAATTTTTGCTTCCGCATATCAAATTGCGGCTGCTGTTTATTCGCAATAATGATTTGAAAGGATTAACCCAGTATGAGCGGGAAGAACAAGACATTAAAAAGTTCTGTACTGTACATAACGGGGAGTTAATTGCGCGTTATCCGAGCTTAGAGCGGTATCCCGTTTCTGAAGAACTACTAAAAGTAAATTATAAAAATAAACTTGAACATTATCTGCAGAATATTGAATTTAATGATCGCAGCCTCAGCATTCAAGGAACCATGAAACACAAATTGTTGGATGATGAAACGAATAATAATCAATCCCTGACAGGAGTGTTTGTTCATCGTGATACAAAGGCGGAAAAATACATTTCGCCGGCTTTAAATGAAAATTCCGCGTTTACATTTGAGTGTAAGTTTGATGAACTGGCATCTGCTGAAGAAGATTTAGGCGTTTGGGATTTCTTTATTGAATCGTCAATAGATGGCTACAAATTAAGGGCAAGAATAGGAAACAAGCGTGCAGCGTACAAGTATTCTACGAAAACGATGTATTTAGGTCATAACGCTTTGTTTGTCTACAGCGCCAGACCATACTTCACAATGAACTATGATAATCTTTCGATTGATATCAAGAAACATGCATATACAGAAGCTGAACTTTCCTATGATACAGGATCAAAAGATTTATCATTTCTTTTTAAAGATAAGCAAATCTGGTTGCCAAATCATTCAAAAATCATTGTCAATACCGGTCAGGCTGAAATTTCATTGCCGGTAAAACGTATTGATTTAGAGCCTAATTGTACGAAATTGACGGTTAACGTGCAGAGTTTGCTTGAGCAGCTAGCTCATGTCCAGAAAGAACATCGATTAATTGATTTTGCGATAAACACTTCTCAAAATAAAATCAGTGCAAAAGTGGATAACCAAGAAATTATCCTCGACTCAAAGAACGTGGAACGAAAATCCATGTTAGTCTTTCGTAAAACAGTTGAGGTTCAATATAAGCTGTTAACCTCTAAATCAAAATTTTATTTTCAATATTAA
- a CDS encoding Wzz/FepE/Etk N-terminal domain-containing protein — protein MNDILIKIARRMKKNIIWIIAVPIILGAAGYILPSQIADQKRYTAEDTLAVGSYDHPVYNNIEEIPLLLKSDSFLKEALPDEKAEDLAEIKEKLTIKAESKSLLTLGYSDEDKGKTESVLNAISSTFLKNDQKLYAEREAVIRRSIDALEGETVSEDSKVDKERFLYELQNTQLNLKAASVTDSETVSEAAGGGMSPKKKAVLGVMIGLTIAFMFVVIPEFFRESF, from the coding sequence ATGAACGATATATTGATAAAAATAGCCCGTCGGATGAAAAAAAATATCATTTGGATCATAGCGGTGCCAATTATATTAGGTGCGGCGGGGTATATCCTGCCGTCCCAGATCGCTGACCAAAAGCGCTATACAGCTGAAGACACTTTAGCTGTGGGGAGTTATGATCATCCGGTTTATAACAACATAGAGGAGATTCCCCTTTTGCTCAAGAGCGACTCTTTTTTGAAGGAGGCCCTTCCTGATGAAAAGGCTGAAGATTTGGCTGAGATTAAGGAGAAGCTTACCATCAAAGCCGAATCCAAATCTTTACTGACCTTGGGCTATAGCGACGAGGATAAGGGTAAAACGGAATCCGTCTTAAACGCCATTTCCTCCACCTTTCTCAAAAACGATCAAAAACTGTACGCAGAAAGAGAAGCCGTCATCCGCCGCAGTATAGACGCGCTCGAAGGCGAGACGGTGAGTGAGGATTCCAAAGTGGATAAAGAGAGATTTTTGTATGAGCTGCAAAATACGCAGCTTAATCTGAAAGCGGCCAGTGTCACTGATTCTGAAACCGTAAGTGAGGCGGCTGGCGGCGGAATGTCCCCGAAAAAGAAAGCGGTTCTTGGCGTTATGATCGGTCTCACAATTGCCTTTATGTTCGTTGTCATTCCTGAATTTTTTAGAGAGTCCTTTTAA
- a CDS encoding glycosyltransferase family 4 protein has translation MKILWITSVYPSSLKPGEGVFHETQVQELQKLGLDITVICPRPFHSAPVRMLKKTYRKKDARPEYEIRKGIPVYRPFYRAVPGQLKWAQPHRRIATAVLKMMKQRDLHPDLIHAHFAMPSGGAAAVVSESERIPYVLTLHGSDVNVYPHYSKGAFKAFNHAVGSASAVLAVSHKLQEETKKLSGFDSSVLPIGIQLSRFQENEQTKEETRKKLGLPLDQRLAIYVGRLVREKGIFELSDAIESLKQPPKAVFVGDGPAKSMLMQKGHIVTGQVPNHKVRDYLLAADMFVLPSYSEGMPTVVIEALALRVPVICTDVGGVASLFGKHRHLLIKPRSAQALAEAIALYEHEQMWKPEIADDLYEIVQAQFDAGKNAKALHHQYQTVAKTSV, from the coding sequence ATGAAGATTTTGTGGATCACAAGCGTATATCCGAGCAGTCTGAAACCCGGTGAGGGTGTGTTTCATGAGACACAGGTCCAAGAGCTGCAAAAACTTGGGCTTGATATCACCGTGATATGCCCGCGGCCTTTTCATTCCGCGCCTGTCCGCATGTTGAAAAAGACATATCGAAAAAAGGATGCCAGACCGGAGTATGAGATTAGGAAGGGGATACCGGTTTATCGGCCTTTCTATCGAGCGGTTCCCGGCCAGCTGAAGTGGGCGCAGCCTCATCGGAGAATCGCAACAGCCGTTTTAAAAATGATGAAACAGCGCGACTTACATCCGGATCTGATTCATGCGCACTTTGCCATGCCATCGGGCGGGGCTGCGGCAGTCGTGTCGGAGTCAGAGCGAATTCCTTATGTCCTGACCTTGCACGGCAGTGATGTGAATGTCTATCCGCATTACAGCAAAGGGGCGTTTAAAGCCTTCAATCATGCGGTAGGTTCCGCGTCAGCTGTTTTAGCAGTCAGCCACAAGCTTCAGGAAGAAACCAAAAAGCTTTCCGGCTTTGACAGCTCGGTTCTGCCGATCGGCATACAGCTCAGCCGCTTTCAGGAGAATGAGCAGACAAAAGAAGAAACCAGAAAAAAACTCGGGCTCCCGCTCGATCAGCGTCTGGCCATCTATGTGGGCCGGCTCGTCAGGGAGAAAGGCATTTTTGAACTGTCTGACGCCATCGAGTCATTGAAGCAACCTCCTAAGGCAGTCTTTGTCGGGGACGGTCCTGCAAAGTCCATGTTGATGCAAAAGGGCCATATCGTCACAGGCCAAGTGCCGAATCATAAGGTGAGAGACTATTTGCTTGCCGCAGACATGTTCGTGCTTCCTTCTTACAGTGAAGGGATGCCGACTGTCGTGATTGAGGCGCTCGCGCTAAGGGTTCCTGTCATCTGTACGGATGTTGGCGGAGTTGCATCGTTATTCGGTAAGCATCGGCATTTGCTGATTAAACCGAGGTCTGCTCAAGCCTTGGCGGAAGCGATCGCTCTGTATGAACATGAGCAAATGTGGAAACCGGAAATAGCAGATGATTTGTATGAAATCGTGCAGGCACAATTTGACGCCGGAAAAAATGCCAAGGCCTTGCATCATCAGTATCAGACGGTCGCGAAAACGTCCGTTTAA
- a CDS encoding exopolysaccharide biosynthesis polyprenyl glycosylphosphotransferase produces MSAEKSMNVSREFSVQQIHSFTLSEKTARYLAVKRVMDIWFALIGLAIALPMIAVFSILICLETPGPAIYTQERVGKGGKRFKLYKLRSMKIDAEKSGAVWAQKQDPRVTRIGAFIRRTRIDELPQLFNVLKGDMSMIGPRPERPVFTEKFQNEIPDFTQRLAVKPGLSGWAQVNGGYDMTPKEKLIFDLYYIRNLTFTLELKIMLKTCKVVWTGDGAR; encoded by the coding sequence GTGAGTGCAGAGAAAAGCATGAATGTGAGTCGTGAATTCTCAGTTCAGCAAATACATTCTTTTACATTATCTGAAAAGACGGCTCGTTATTTAGCAGTAAAGCGCGTAATGGATATTTGGTTTGCGCTCATTGGATTGGCGATTGCGCTGCCAATGATTGCGGTATTTTCAATACTGATTTGTTTGGAGACGCCGGGGCCTGCCATTTATACGCAGGAACGCGTAGGGAAAGGCGGGAAACGATTTAAGCTTTATAAGCTTCGTTCCATGAAAATAGATGCCGAGAAGTCTGGGGCTGTTTGGGCGCAGAAGCAAGATCCGCGGGTGACAAGGATCGGAGCTTTTATCAGAAGAACGAGAATTGACGAGCTGCCTCAGCTATTTAATGTGCTGAAAGGCGATATGAGTATGATAGGCCCTCGTCCGGAACGTCCAGTGTTTACAGAAAAGTTTCAGAATGAGATTCCAGACTTTACACAGCGTTTGGCTGTTAAACCGGGATTGAGCGGCTGGGCTCAGGTGAACGGCGGTTATGATATGACGCCGAAGGAAAAACTGATATTTGATTTATATTACATTCGCAACCTGACTTTCACTTTAGAATTAAAAATTATGTTAAAAACTTGTAAAGTAGTGTGGACAGGTGATGGTGCAAGATAA
- a CDS encoding MOP flippase family protein has product MPSITKQIISGAKWTSISTMCITVIQIVQFALLGNMMTLTEFGLVGMITTVTVFAQIVLDMGFGAALIQRDDATERQLSTLYWLNIMTGVLLFVLLYVSSPAIAGFYQREELVFLIRILAIMFLIAPIGQQYQYMLQKQLHFNTLSKIEIFSNTLSFGYLAIAVFMMDAILAYVISQVLLQSSKGILYWAVYRKKWHPAFVFDLRGMKAFFSFGAFQLSSRLVNRLGANIDMILIGRFIGAEALGIYNLAYQIVTIPVLKINPIVTRVAFPVFAKNKYENSVIREGFLNMTKMLAIVSFPLLIGLVSVSDAFIAAVFGEKWLAAVPVLNVLAIVGILRVLMNPNGSVLLAKGRADLAFYWDSGVLLLYGLSLFAAVQTGSLLTVAWVYAIISVFNFLIGRWLLAYVIKLNLSAYFQSIIKPFLITVVMAIIAFGVSLGTEHFSLQAEMRLAISVAAGALCYLFLLVKAYPQMKSKLLRKGRLS; this is encoded by the coding sequence ATGCCAAGTATTACAAAACAGATCATAAGCGGCGCAAAGTGGACAAGTATTTCGACGATGTGCATTACAGTCATACAAATTGTTCAGTTTGCCCTGCTAGGAAATATGATGACCTTAACGGAATTTGGACTCGTAGGCATGATCACAACGGTTACAGTGTTCGCCCAGATTGTGCTTGATATGGGATTTGGCGCGGCGTTAATTCAAAGGGATGACGCAACAGAGCGCCAGCTGTCAACCTTGTATTGGCTTAACATTATGACCGGCGTTTTGCTGTTTGTTCTTTTATATGTGAGCAGTCCCGCCATTGCGGGATTTTATCAAAGAGAAGAGCTGGTGTTTCTGATTCGGATTTTAGCGATTATGTTTTTGATTGCGCCAATCGGACAGCAGTACCAGTATATGCTGCAAAAGCAGCTGCATTTTAATACGTTAAGCAAAATTGAGATTTTTTCAAACACATTGTCCTTCGGATATTTAGCGATTGCGGTTTTTATGATGGACGCGATTTTAGCGTACGTCATTTCTCAAGTGCTGCTGCAGTCCAGTAAAGGGATTTTGTATTGGGCCGTATACCGAAAAAAATGGCACCCCGCTTTTGTTTTTGACTTAAGGGGAATGAAGGCCTTCTTTTCCTTTGGAGCTTTTCAGCTTTCATCCCGTCTTGTGAACAGGCTGGGAGCGAATATCGATATGATTTTGATCGGACGGTTTATCGGTGCTGAAGCGTTGGGGATTTATAACCTTGCTTACCAGATTGTCACCATTCCGGTATTGAAAATCAATCCGATTGTGACACGGGTGGCATTCCCTGTTTTCGCAAAAAACAAATATGAAAACAGCGTGATCAGAGAAGGCTTTCTGAATATGACAAAGATGCTGGCGATTGTTTCGTTTCCGCTGTTAATCGGGCTCGTGTCTGTGTCAGACGCCTTTATCGCAGCGGTTTTCGGAGAAAAATGGCTCGCTGCTGTACCGGTTCTCAATGTTCTGGCCATTGTCGGGATACTAAGAGTGCTCATGAATCCAAATGGATCTGTGCTGCTTGCTAAAGGAAGAGCGGACTTAGCATTTTATTGGGATTCCGGTGTGCTGCTGCTGTACGGATTGTCACTGTTTGCAGCCGTTCAGACGGGAAGTCTGCTGACTGTCGCATGGGTATATGCCATCATCAGTGTTTTCAATTTCCTGATCGGCCGCTGGCTGCTGGCATATGTCATCAAGCTTAATCTTTCGGCCTACTTCCAGTCGATTATAAAGCCGTTTCTGATCACAGTCGTGATGGCTATCATCGCGTTTGGTGTAAGCCTAGGTACGGAACACTTCAGTCTGCAGGCAGAAATGCGGCTGGCCATTTCAGTGGCGGCCGGGGCGCTGTGCTATCTTTTTCTTTTGGTAAAAGCGTACCCTCAAATGAAAAGTAAACTACTAAGAAAAGGACGTTTGTCATGA
- a CDS encoding O-antigen ligase family protein, translated as MSIKRSADHTLTLLAAAIFGIILLLGANRTHTGFMQMAAVLAVLVIGLFALALATAFTTKERLFMAVIYILIACTFLNNAFFAIHLGFFSLFLYRLLLLAAGCLHVIGMIRNRTHIEKWNGLQVKGILLFFAFWFIYGLVSLLWAKSVTAGIKYLALLAMGIFFIYLIVMYVQKMEQLMMVYWIWLVMTVFLMIIGFYNHMTHHHLPSSTLYSGPEYKQHYPTSVFFNQNDFATFLSISFFFYITMMKNIKNGYLKAIGLVLSLCALYLIFATGSRASLLGIFAGIAVYIFIVLPPVLKKMAIWVSAAGAAIFAVLFASRIYSKFWELFMAPQTLHSFHDRLPSNVGRANLLKNAWHFFLDSYGFGVGAGNVSYYLEHYALYDTDDVTEVHNWLVEILANFGLFIMLGYLAVYAYLIWVLYKFYERKLEKQSKLIIEGLITALVSFLASSISPSSVSNLFFHWVFLALVIAAVNVLRRSRQMPEPVYR; from the coding sequence GTGAGTATCAAACGTTCAGCGGACCATACGCTTACATTATTGGCCGCTGCTATATTTGGGATCATCCTATTGCTGGGAGCCAATCGCACACATACAGGTTTCATGCAGATGGCTGCCGTGCTCGCGGTACTGGTGATCGGGCTGTTTGCGCTAGCGCTTGCAACCGCATTTACAACAAAAGAACGGCTCTTTATGGCTGTCATCTATATTTTGATCGCCTGCACTTTTTTAAATAATGCATTTTTCGCGATTCATCTTGGTTTTTTCAGTTTGTTCCTTTACAGGCTTCTGCTCCTTGCAGCGGGATGCCTCCATGTGATCGGTATGATTCGGAACCGGACACATATTGAAAAATGGAACGGACTGCAAGTGAAAGGGATCTTGCTCTTTTTCGCCTTTTGGTTTATATACGGCCTTGTTTCCCTGCTGTGGGCCAAGTCGGTGACAGCCGGCATCAAATATTTGGCTTTATTGGCTATGGGTATCTTCTTCATTTACCTCATTGTCATGTACGTGCAAAAAATGGAGCAGCTGATGATGGTTTATTGGATATGGCTTGTCATGACAGTGTTTCTGATGATCATCGGTTTTTACAATCACATGACCCATCACCATCTCCCGAGTTCAACACTGTACAGCGGACCGGAATATAAGCAGCATTATCCGACATCTGTCTTTTTTAATCAAAATGACTTTGCGACCTTTTTATCGATCAGTTTCTTTTTTTACATCACGATGATGAAAAACATAAAGAATGGATACCTCAAGGCGATTGGCCTTGTGCTCTCGCTCTGTGCGCTGTATTTAATTTTTGCTACCGGTTCAAGGGCAAGCCTTCTCGGCATTTTTGCAGGCATTGCTGTCTACATTTTCATTGTTTTGCCGCCTGTTCTCAAGAAAATGGCCATATGGGTGTCAGCGGCAGGGGCTGCCATTTTTGCAGTTCTATTCGCCAGCCGGATTTATTCAAAGTTTTGGGAGCTGTTTATGGCTCCGCAGACGCTGCATTCATTTCATGACAGGCTTCCATCCAATGTGGGCCGGGCCAATCTGCTGAAAAACGCGTGGCATTTTTTCCTTGATTCATACGGATTCGGAGTCGGAGCAGGGAATGTATCCTATTATCTTGAGCACTATGCTTTATATGATACTGACGATGTGACAGAGGTGCACAACTGGCTCGTTGAAATCCTTGCTAACTTTGGCTTGTTCATTATGCTGGGATATCTCGCCGTTTATGCCTACCTTATATGGGTGCTTTATAAATTTTATGAAAGAAAATTAGAAAAGCAGTCAAAACTGATCATAGAAGGGCTTATTACTGCTCTGGTCAGTTTCTTGGCATCAAGTATCAGCCCAAGCTCTGTTTCAAATTTATTTTTCCATTGGGTGTTTCTGGCCCTCGTCATCGCCGCTGTGAATGTGTTAAGACGATCCAGACAGATGCCTGAACCGGTGTACAGATAA
- the tuaD gene encoding UDP-glucose 6-dehydrogenase TuaD, whose product MKRIAVIGTGYVGLVSGTCFAEIGNKVACCDIDESKIRSLKNGVIPIYEPGLADLVEKNVLDQRLSFTNDIPSAIRASDIIYIAVGTPMSKTGEADLTYVKAAAKTIGEHLNGYKVIVNKSTVPVGTGKLVQSIVQKASKGRYSFDVVSNPEFLREGSAIHDTMNMERAVIGSTSHKASAIIEDLHKPFHTPVIKTNLESAEMIKYAANAFLATKISFINDIANICERVGADVSKVADGVGLDSRIGKKFLKAGIGFGGSCFPKDTTALLQIAKSAGYPFKLIEAVIETNEKQRVHIVDKLLTVMGSIKGRTISVLGLAFKPNTNDVRSAPALDIIPMLQQLGAHVKAYDPIAIPEASAILGEQVEYYTDVYDAIEDTDACLVLTDWPEVKEMELVKVKTILKQPIIIDGRNLFSLEEMQAAGYIYHSIGRPAVRGTEPSDRYFPGLSLEELAKDFGSVNL is encoded by the coding sequence GTGAAAAGAATAGCTGTCATTGGAACAGGTTATGTAGGACTCGTATCAGGCACTTGCTTTGCGGAGATCGGCAATAAAGTTGCTTGCTGTGATATAGATGAATCAAAAATCAGAAGTCTGAAAAATGGGGTAATCCCGATCTATGAGCCAGGGCTTGCGGACTTAGTTGAAAAAAATGTGCTGGATCAGCGTCTGTCCTTTACTAACGATATCCCGTCCGCCATTCGGGCATCTGACATTATTTATATTGCAGTCGGAACCCCAATGTCCAAAACAGGTGAAGCTGATCTAACATACGTCAAAGCGGCGGCGAAAACGATCGGTGAGCACCTGAACGGCTATAAAGTTATCGTAAATAAAAGCACAGTCCCGGTTGGCACAGGAAAACTGGTTCAATCTATCGTTCAAAAAGCTTCAAAAGGAAGATACTCCTTTGATGTTGTATCTAACCCTGAATTCCTTCGGGAGGGCTCAGCGATTCATGACACGATGAATATGGAGCGTGCCGTGATTGGCTCAACAAGCCATAAAGCCTCTGCCATTATTGAGGATCTGCACAAGCCTTTCCACACTCCTGTCATTAAAACAAACTTAGAAAGTGCAGAAATGATTAAATACGCCGCAAATGCGTTTCTGGCGACAAAGATTTCCTTTATCAACGATATCGCAAACATTTGTGAGCGAGTCGGCGCAGATGTTTCGAAAGTTGCTGATGGCGTAGGGCTTGACAGCCGTATCGGCAAGAAGTTCCTAAAAGCAGGTATTGGATTTGGCGGCTCGTGTTTTCCAAAGGATACAACCGCACTGCTTCAAATCGCAAAATCAGCTGGCTATCCATTCAAGCTCATTGAAGCTGTCATTGAAACGAACGAAAAGCAGCGCGTTCATATTGTAGATAAACTCTTAACTGTTATGGGAAGCATCAAAGGAAGAACCATTTCCGTCCTCGGATTGGCCTTCAAGCCGAATACAAATGATGTGAGATCTGCTCCTGCTCTAGATATTATCCCGATGCTGCAGCAGCTGGGCGCACATGTAAAAGCATACGACCCGATTGCGATTCCTGAAGCTTCAGCAATCCTTGGCGAACAGGTCGAGTATTACACAGATGTGTATGATGCGATTGAGGACACAGATGCATGCCTGGTTTTAACGGATTGGCCGGAAGTAAAAGAAATGGAGCTCGTAAAAGTGAAAACTATCTTAAAACAGCCAATCATCATCGATGGGAGAAATTTATTCTCACTTGAGGAGATGCAGGCAGCCGGATACATTTACCACTCCATCGGCCGTCCCGCTGTTCGGGGAACGGAACCTTCTGACAGGTATTTTCCGGGCTTGTCGCTCGAGGAATTGGCTAAAGACTTTGGGAGTGTCAATTTATAA